One genomic window of Cygnus olor isolate bCygOlo1 chromosome 3, bCygOlo1.pri.v2, whole genome shotgun sequence includes the following:
- the FBXO9 gene encoding F-box only protein 9 yields MAEAEEDCHSDLVRTDDNERSGEANLQAELQMFRAQWMFELAPGVSSSGLETPPCRASPRGPGLKSADTRGKQEIAKEEKAKELFLKAVEEEQNGALYEAIKFYRLAMQLVPDIEFRITYTRSPDGDGVGKRCVEDNEEDGKMADLLSDFQQQLTLQDSSVKLCQPELDVNQTHISALPLEVLMYIFRWVVSSDLDLRSLEQLSLVCRGFYICARDPEIWHQVCLKVWGRSCNKLVPYSSWREMFLERPRVRFDGVYISKTTYIRQGEQSLDGFYRAWHQVEYYRYLRFFPDGQVMMLTTPEDPQSIVPRLRTKNTRTDAILLGHYRLSQETDNQTKVFAVIMKKKEEKPIDYHKYRYFRRVPVQETDHSFHVGLQLCSSGRQRFNKLVWIHHSCHITYKSTGETAVTTFDIDKMYTPLFFARVKSFTAFSEKPL; encoded by the exons ATG GCAGAAGCTGAAGAAGATTGTCACTCTGATTTGGTAAGAACTGATGACAACGAAAGATCTGGTGAAGCAAATCTTCAG GCAGAGCTCCAGATGTTCAGAGCTCAGTGGATGTTTGAGCTTGCCCCAGGTGTGAGTTCTAGTGGGTTGGAAACTCCGCCATGCAGAGCATCACCAAGAGGACCTGGACTAAAGTCTGCAGATACCAGGGGGAAACAGGAGAtagcaaaagaggaaaag GCAAAAGAACTTTTCCTGAAGGCAGtagaagaagaacaaaatggGGCCCTTTATGAAG ccatCAAGTTTTATCGTCTAGCCATGCAGCTTGTACCTGACATAGAGTTTAGGATCACCTACACACGGTCCCCAGATGGTGATGGAGTTGGAAAGAGGTG TGTTGAGGATAACGAAGAGGATGGCAAAATGGCTGATCTCCTGTCAGATTTCCAGCAACAGTTAACTCTTCAGGACTCTTCCGTCAAACTTTGTCAGCCTGAGCTTGACGTTAATCAGACCCATATCTCAG cgTTGCCTTTGGAAGTACTAATGTACATCTTCCGATGGGTGGTTTCGAGTGACTTGGACCTAAGATCATTAGAGCAATTATCTCTTGTTTGCCGAGGATTTTACATTTGTGCCAG AGATCCTGAAATCTGGCACCAAGTCTGTTTGAAAGTATGGGGCAGGAGTTGCAATAAGCTTGTTCCGTATTCCTCTTGGAGGgaaatgtttttggaaaggCCTCGCGTTCGATTTGATG GTGTGTATATCAGCAAGACAACGTACATACGCCAAGGAGAACAATCTCTTGATGGTTTCTATAGAGCATGGCACCAAGTGGAATATTACAG ataTTTGAGATTCTTTCCAGATGGTCAAGTTATGATGCTAACAACTCCTGAAGATCCTCAATCTATCGTTCCTCGCTTACGGACTAAAAATACAAg AACGGATGCAATCTTACTTGGTCATTACCGTCTTTCCCAGGAAACGGACAATCAAACCAAAGTATTTGCTGTAATaatgaagaagaaggaagag aaacCAATTGACTACCACAAATACAGGTATTTCCGTCGTGTTCCTGTACAAGAAACAGATCACAGCTTCCATGTAGGACTGCAGTTGTGCTCCAGTGGGCGCCAGAGGTTCAACAAACTGGTTTGGATACATCATTCTTGTCACATAACTTACAA ATCGACTGGTGAGACAGCAGTTACTACTTTTGACATTGACAAGATGTACACCCCTCTGTTCTTTGCACGAGTGAAGagttttactgcattttcagaaaagccGCTCTAA